From Hoeflea sp. 108:
CAGGCCATGCAGGGCGACGAGGGCGGCAGCCAGCAAGGCGGCCGCCAGCAGAATGCCGGCCGCGACCCACTCGGCCGGCCGCAGGCGACCAGCGGACCCGACACCGGCGACTCGACGCCGCTACCCGACGAGATCGACGTGCAGCGCGCACGCCAGATTCTCGAGGCGATCCGCAAGCGGCTCGGCAATGCGCTGAGCCCCGAACTGGAGCGTAGCTATCTCGAGCGGCTTCTGGAGATGAAGTAGCGGCGGCAGGAGCTGGCAGCGTCCGTGCTTCGCTCGCTTCTTCCGTCCCCCACTGGCCTGCCCGGCCACCTCTCCCGCATGGGGCGGGAGATCATGCCTTCATCGGCGCTGCAGCCAGTTGCTAACAAGGCTCATCCTCACGTCGTTGCAGTGGCCCATGACGAGACTAATCTCTCCCCTTGCCGGGGGAGAGGCGGTCCGCACAGCGGATCGCGAAGCTGAAAGTCCAAGCGGCTCTGCGCTCAGACCGCGCCGGGCATGCCTGCCTCTTGCGCCATGGCAAAATCCTTCTGGCTGGCACGCTGGAAGGCCGGCCGGGCCAAAAGCCTTTCGACATATTCCAGGAACACCGGCTTTTCAGGCAGCGTCTTCAGCACGCGAATGCCGTAATTGATGCCACCGCCGATCTGCGTGTCGGCAGCGGTGAAGCGGTCGCCGGCGATATAGGGCCGGGACGACAGCGTCTTTTCGAGATTGGCGATCATCTCGCTGAACGAACCATAGGAGTAACCGCCGCCCATGAATTCGTGACCATGAGCCTTGGCCGCCAGGACAGGGTCGAACACCGCGTCGGCGTAGACCAGCCAGGTGAGATAGGGCGCGCGCATCTTGTCGCCGATCGCAGGTGCGAGGCCCGCGTCAGGGAAAGCATCGCATAGATAGGTGCAAATCGCGGCGCGCTCGGTGACCACGACGTCGTCATGAACGATGGCCGGCACCTTCTTGTTCGGTTGGATGGCGCGATAATCCTCCGGCACCCCGCCAGGCGCCCGAATATCGATCCTCTCGACCTGGTAGGGCACGCCGAGTTCTTCGAGCAGCCAAAGCATGTTGGACGAACGCGACCAGGGTGCGTGGTAGAAAGTGAGCATGAAGCCCTCCTCGTGGGTAAGAAGGGCATACTAGCACGCGGCTCCTGACATCATTTTGTCAGGATCAACGGCGGAGGATTCCATTGGGCCAGGAATCAGTGTCGCTGATGGAAAGCCTCGCGTATGGCATCGGCCATCACATCCACCGCCTCGCTGTTGGCGCGCGGATTGCGATGCATCACCACCCTGGCATTGTCGATCTGGCCGAAGCCGTCGACCTCGGTCAGTTCGCGACAATCTGATGTGATGCTGCTGCGCGACATGGGCGCCACCGCAAGCCCGGCGGTGACTGCGAGCGCCAGCCCGTTGGTGGTGTCGCTGGTGTAGGCGAAGCGGTAGTCGATGCCGCGTCGCTCGAGCGAGGCCAGCACATATTCCCGCGACCATCCCTGCCGGCTGTAGACAGCGATCGGCAGCGGCCGTTCGAGATGGATGTAATGGTGATGGGACGTCACCCACACGGTGGGATCGTGCATCAGCACCTCCGCACCCGAGGGGTCCTGCCATTCGAAAACCACAGCCAAATCAAGCTCTCCTGCAGAAAGTGCAGCGAGCTGCAGGGCCGAATAGCCGAACCGGACCGTGACCTCGACCTGGGCATGCCGCTTGGCAAAGGCCCCCAGTGCGCGCGACAGAACCGGCTGGCCATACTCCTCGGGAATGCCGATCCTGACCGGTCCACCGAGCGGCACGGCACGCATCGATAGCGCCGTCTCGTCGAGCAGCGAGACGATGCGGCGGGCATTGCCGACCAGGTCCATGCCCCTGGGTGTGAGCCTGACACCGCGCGCGCCGCGCTCGAACAGCACCTCGCCGACCATCTCCTCGAGCCGCTTGATCTGCATGCTGATTGCCGACTGGGTGCGCCCGACGGCTTCCGCCGCGCGGGTGAAATTGCCGGTCTCGGCCACCGCAAGGAAGGTGCGCAGAAGGTCGCTGTCGAGACGAACTGTCATGCCCCCGCACCCATCAGCCATCAGAATTTCGAATGACTGCCATCATCCCAATTCGTTTGCATCGTGTCAAACGGAGGCGGATAGTCGGATCACCCATTGGAAGGTGGCCGTCAGATGCGGCTACGGACTGGTAAGTACCGTCCTCACTTTCAACCCGCCGCGACTTTCACGGCGGGTTTTTTCTTGGGTGCGCGTACCGGCCTGATGGAGGCGGAGGCCGGTGGCACGCGACAGCGAATTCCGGCCGGCCGTTTCATTAGGCTCCACAGAACATGCAGAACAGAACGCTCGTCGGCATCCTCTGCCTCTGTCTCGGCGTGCTGGTGTTTTCGATCCAGGATGCCCTGATCAAAGCTGTCGCCGGCACCTATCCGGTCGGCGAGGCGCTGTTCATCCGCGCCATCGTGGCGCTGCCGATCCTGCTGGTGATCGTCCATCGCGATGTCGGCCTTGCAGCCCTTGCCTCGCCCAACTGGCGCTTCCTCGCGACGCGCTCGACAATCCTGTTCGTGTCCTATCTGGCCTACTACCTGGCGATCCCTGCCCTGCCGATCGCCGCAGCCGCTGCACTGTTCTTCATGGCGCCGCTGCTGATCATGACCATGGCCGGTCCCTATCTCGGCGAGCGCGTGCCGTGGCAAAGCCTGGCGGCCGGCGCCGTCGGCCTCGTCGGCGTCATAGTCATGGTCAATCCCGGCGCCGGCATCTTCGAGTGGGCAGCGCTGCTGTCGCTGGCTTCGGCCTGGCTCTACAGCTTCTCGCAGCTGATGGCGCGCAAGATCGGCGTGGTCGAAAGCGCCACAACCATGGCCTTCTACCAGAATGCCGCCTACCTGATCGGCGGCGTTGCGATCAGCGCGATTTTCGCCGTCACCGGCCTCCAGGGCAACGGCCACCCGAGCCTCGATTTCCTGATGCGGCCATGGCTGTGGCCGACCCTGCGCGACCTCATGATGATGGGCGCCTGCGGGGTCATCGCCGCCGTCGGCATGGTGCTGCTCGGGCAGGCCTATCGGCTGGCCCCAGCCAACAAGGCCGCGACCTTCGAATACAGCGGGTTGCTGTGGGCGCCGCTGTGGGGCTTCCTGTTCTTTGCCGAGATTCCCGGCACGGGCACGCTTGTCGGCGCGCTGCTGATCGTCGGCGCCGGCATCTTTGCGCTCAATGTCGGCGGAAAGGCGTCTCAGGCAGCGCCGGCGAACGCCACCGACTGATTCGTGCGCGTGAGCGCCAGCGAGACACGGTCGCGGATATCGGCGAGCGTGAATGGCTTCTGCACGACGTCGATGATGATGGCGTCGAGTTCCTCTGCCCGCTCGCGCTGGTCGGCATAGCCGGTCATCAGCAGGATCGGCAGGCCGGGGAATGCGTTGGCCGCGGCCTGCGCCATCTCGATGCCGTCCATCTCCGGCATGCGGATGTCGGAGACGACAAGATCGAAAGCGCCCTGTTCGGCATGGATGCATTCGAGCCCCTGCGCACCGTCGCAGGCGACATCGACTGTGTGGCCGGCGCGCTCAAGCGCGCGGGCTGCAAGGGTGCGAACGGACTCATCGTCCTCAACGATCAAAAGCTTTGCCATGGCGGCGATATTTGCCGCGACAGGTTGACGATTTCTGAAGGCCGGGCGTTTTTTGTCTGCAGACTCTGGATCAGTCCTCGCCCTTGACGACGCCGACGAAGGGCAATTCGCGGAAGGCGTGCGCGACATCCATGCCGTAACCGACGACAAAATAGTCGGGGCAATCGAAGCCGACATAATCGGCGTCGAGGTCGGTCTTGCGGCGCATGCGCTTGTCCAGCAGCACGGCGATCGAGCAGCTCTTGGCGCCGCGCGACATCATCAGCTCGCGGGCGAACTTCAGCGTCTTGCCCGATTCGAGGATGTCGTCGATGAGCAGCACGTCGCGACCGGCGACCTCGTTGTCGATGTCGCGCAGCACGCGGACTTCGCCGCTGGTGGTGCCGGCGCCGTAGCTGGAGATGAAGATGAACTCGACCTCGGGTGACAGGCCGACGTCGTGCATGGCGCGGATCAGGTCGGCGGCGAAGATGAACGAGCCCTTGAGCACCGAGATAACGAGCAGGTCGGTGTAGTCGTGCGCCGCAATGTCCTTGGCCAGCTCCAGATTGCGCCGTGCAATCGCCGAGGCGGAGAACAGCACTTCGATTTCCTTGTCGCGCACAACCGGCATGACGTCATCCTATTCCGAGAAAGCGACCGTGACGGTCTTTATCCCGTTAATAGGCACGTCGAGCCGGCTGGAAAAGTCCCATCTTGCCCCCGATGCGACGCGGGCGGCGGCTGTCCCCAGCCTGTAGCGTAGGATCTTGCCGTCATTGGTGGCGACCGAAATGTCGATCGGCGGCAGTTCAGCGGAGCTGGCTCCATCGTTGATGGCAGCGCCGTCAACAAGCAGCAACGGCTTACGGCCGGACGAATCGACCCGCGAACTGATCTCGACTATGCGCAGCAAACTGGCCTGCCCCGCAGCAGGAAAGGCCATGGCGCGCAGAGTGGCATGGCCGCCCGACACCCAAAAAGCCATTGCCGCCAATGAGATGCCGGCGAGCCAGAACGCCGGACCGGCATGTCCGGCACGGACGCGGCCCTGGCCAGGCGACGCGCGCAGCATGTCCATGCCGGTCGAAGATGGCGTCGTGTGCACGAAGTCGGCATGGGTTGCGGATGATTCGCCCAATAGCTGGCCCGGCACGATGGTCTCGAAATCGGCGTCGACGATATCGGCCGCAGCAGGCCTTGTCGGCTGGGCGGATGTGTCGCGGCCCTCGGCGGCCATGATTTCGCCGGAAACCGGGCGTGCTTTCCGCGCGTCAGCCATCGGACCCCTTAGACATTTCGCCCTGAGGGGGTAAACGGAAATGGTTAATGCTTCGCCACCAGGGTGCTTCGCCACCAGGGTGCTTCGCGCCTCGAAACGGCTGGAGATTTTAACCATTCGTTAACCATGCGGACCCATGCTCGTTTCGTAGAAACGGGCAGCGAGGGTCCCGCAAATTCAACGGGATCGAGCAAGGTCTGCAGCACGTGATCCGCTTCGAAAATGTCGGCCTCAGATATGGAATGGGACCGGAGATCCTGCGTGATGTCTCCTTCCACATTCCCGAGCGCTCGTTCCAGTTCCTCAGCGGGCCATCAGGCGCCGGCAAGACGACGCTGCTCAGGCTGCTGTTTTTGTCGCTCAAGCCGACGCGCGGGCTGATCAACGTCTTCGGCAAGGATCGTTCGCGCATCACCCGCACCGAACTGCCGCTGCTGCGGCGGCGCATCGGCGTGGTGTTCCAGGATTTCCGTCTGCTCGACCACATGACCACCTACGAGAATGTGGCGCTGCCTTTGCGCGTGCGCGGGCGCGAGGAAGCCAGTTACCGCACCGACGTGGTCGAACTGCTCAAATGGGTCGGGCTCGGCGAGCGCATGCATGTGCTGCCGCCGGTGCTTTCGGGCGGCGAGAAGCAGCGCGCGGCCATCGCCCGGGCGCTGATCGAGCAGCCCGAAGTCCTGCTTGCCGACGAACCCACCGGCAATGTCGATCCGCCGCTGGCGCGCCGCCTGCTCAGGCTGTTCATCGAGCTCAA
This genomic window contains:
- a CDS encoding glutathione S-transferase family protein — encoded protein: MLTFYHAPWSRSSNMLWLLEELGVPYQVERIDIRAPGGVPEDYRAIQPNKKVPAIVHDDVVVTERAAICTYLCDAFPDAGLAPAIGDKMRAPYLTWLVYADAVFDPVLAAKAHGHEFMGGGYSYGSFSEMIANLEKTLSSRPYIAGDRFTAADTQIGGGINYGIRVLKTLPEKPVFLEYVERLLARPAFQRASQKDFAMAQEAGMPGAV
- a CDS encoding LysR substrate-binding domain-containing protein, which translates into the protein MTVRLDSDLLRTFLAVAETGNFTRAAEAVGRTQSAISMQIKRLEEMVGEVLFERGARGVRLTPRGMDLVGNARRIVSLLDETALSMRAVPLGGPVRIGIPEEYGQPVLSRALGAFAKRHAQVEVTVRFGYSALQLAALSAGELDLAVVFEWQDPSGAEVLMHDPTVWVTSHHHYIHLERPLPIAVYSRQGWSREYVLASLERRGIDYRFAYTSDTTNGLALAVTAGLAVAPMSRSSITSDCRELTEVDGFGQIDNARVVMHRNPRANSEAVDVMADAIREAFHQRH
- a CDS encoding response regulator, producing MAKLLIVEDDESVRTLAARALERAGHTVDVACDGAQGLECIHAEQGAFDLVVSDIRMPEMDGIEMAQAAANAFPGLPILLMTGYADQRERAEELDAIIIDVVQKPFTLADIRDRVSLALTRTNQSVAFAGAA
- a CDS encoding DMT family transporter; this translates as MQNRTLVGILCLCLGVLVFSIQDALIKAVAGTYPVGEALFIRAIVALPILLVIVHRDVGLAALASPNWRFLATRSTILFVSYLAYYLAIPALPIAAAAALFFMAPLLIMTMAGPYLGERVPWQSLAAGAVGLVGVIVMVNPGAGIFEWAALLSLASAWLYSFSQLMARKIGVVESATTMAFYQNAAYLIGGVAISAIFAVTGLQGNGHPSLDFLMRPWLWPTLRDLMMMGACGVIAAVGMVLLGQAYRLAPANKAATFEYSGLLWAPLWGFLFFAEIPGTGTLVGALLIVGAGIFALNVGGKASQAAPANATD
- the hpt gene encoding hypoxanthine phosphoribosyltransferase, whose translation is MPVVRDKEIEVLFSASAIARRNLELAKDIAAHDYTDLLVISVLKGSFIFAADLIRAMHDVGLSPEVEFIFISSYGAGTTSGEVRVLRDIDNEVAGRDVLLIDDILESGKTLKFARELMMSRGAKSCSIAVLLDKRMRRKTDLDADYVGFDCPDYFVVGYGMDVAHAFRELPFVGVVKGED
- the ftsE gene encoding cell division ATP-binding protein FtsE; this encodes MIRFENVGLRYGMGPEILRDVSFHIPERSFQFLSGPSGAGKTTLLRLLFLSLKPTRGLINVFGKDRSRITRTELPLLRRRIGVVFQDFRLLDHMTTYENVALPLRVRGREEASYRTDVVELLKWVGLGERMHVLPPVLSGGEKQRAAIARALIEQPEVLLADEPTGNVDPPLARRLLRLFIELNRLGTAVVIATHDLALMDQVDARRMILAGGRLDIYD